A single genomic interval of Coccidioides posadasii str. Silveira chromosome 1, complete sequence harbors:
- a CDS encoding uncharacterized protein (EggNog:ENOG410PMUN~COG:C) — translation MAAPTSSIPATTRALFHNPQEDSLTRTTRPAPTPDLDADEHLIRVHTTAPCAGELTWWKFGIPKAPPLHVPGQDVAGTIVLAPPTSSFKPGDAVYARIPWSRPGAAQEYTILLGSEIALKPKNLDFVHAATVPMSALTAWQLVFDQAGFKGPDDEATRGKAVVVTAASGNVGLWCVQLARIAGFERIVGTYGGDADMEKLLREIGATDLVDYKQSSLAEWVSQDPEHWKVDLVVDCFGRGALADAWNAVKDGGQLLSVCEPPESRKPADCQAKGVTNRFFIMDAARGKDLARVTEFLENGKCRAFLDSVYEFNDFEAAFERVEGRHARGKVVIKVMK, via the coding sequence ATGGCCGCCCCCACCTCCTCCATACCCGCCACCACTCGTGCCCTCTTCCACAACCCCCAAGAAGACTCCCTAACCCGCACCACGCGCCCAGCGCCCACCCCCGACCTTGACGCCGACGAGCACCTCATCCGCGTGCACACCACCGCCCCCTGCGCCGGCGAACTCACCTGGTGGAAATTCGGCATTCCCAAGGCCCCTCCCTTGCACGTCCCCGGCCAGGACGTTGCCGGCACCATCGTTCTCGCCCCTCCCACATCCTCCTTCAAGCCCGGCGACGCCGTCTACGCGCGAATTCCATGGTCCAGACCCGGCGCGGCCCAGGAATACACCATCCTGCTCGGCTCGGAGATCGCTCTGAAGCCGAAGAACTTGGACTTTGTGCATGCCGCGACGGTGCCGATGAGTGCGCTGACGGCGTGGCAGTTGGTCTTTGACCAGGCCGGGTTCAAGGGGCCGGATGACGAGGCGACCAGGGGTAAGGCTGTGGTTGTTACCGCTGCCAGTGGGAACGTTGGGCTGTGGTGTGTGCAGCTTGCGAGGATTGCGGGATTTGAGAGGATTGTGGGCACGTATGGTGGGGATGCGGATATGGAGAAACTGTTGAGGGAAATTGGCGCAACCGACTTGGTGGATTATAAGCAAAGCAGCCTTGCGGAATGGGTGTCCCAGGATCCAGAGCATTGGAAGGTTGACCTGGTGGTGGATTGCTTTGGAAGAGGGGCCCTCGCTGATGCTTGGAACGCCGTCAAGGACGGTGGGCAGTTGCTCAGCGTATGCGAGCCGCCAGAGAGTAGAAAACCTGCAGACTGCCAGGCAAAGGGCGTCACGAATCGGTTTTTCATAATGGATGCAGCTCGCGGGAAAGATTTGGCGCGAGTGACGGAGTTCTTAGAAAATGGGAAGTGCAGAGCTTTCCTGGACTCGGTTTACGAATTCAACGACTTTGAAGCAGCGTTCGAGAGAGTTGAAGGGAGACATGCAAGGGGAAAAGTAGTGATCAAAGTTATGAAATGA